A single window of Martelella sp. NC20 DNA harbors:
- a CDS encoding SDR family NAD(P)-dependent oxidoreductase has translation MSDDTLPVRPRVAVITGASGGIGRATAERLAALGATIVIGFHGNREKAEALAASLPGEGHMALRIAIEEADSIAEAAADVEAHFGAIDLLVNNGGATEVVPAGDLDGLTDELFDRITQVNLRGPFAMVRAFRPLLSRGKDAAVVNVSSIAARTGVGSNLAYCAAKAGLDSLTIGLAKALAPEIRVFSVSPAGVDTGFVPGRPRERLEAMAKTLPLARITTPDDVARAIIACACLLTSSTGIVVPVDEGRHL, from the coding sequence ATGAGCGACGACACATTGCCGGTCCGTCCCCGCGTCGCCGTCATCACCGGGGCCAGCGGCGGCATCGGCCGGGCGACCGCGGAGCGGCTGGCGGCGCTGGGCGCGACGATCGTGATCGGCTTTCACGGCAATCGCGAAAAGGCCGAAGCGCTGGCGGCGTCCCTGCCGGGCGAGGGTCACATGGCGCTCCGGATCGCAATCGAGGAGGCCGACAGTATCGCGGAGGCCGCCGCCGACGTGGAGGCGCATTTCGGCGCAATCGACCTGCTGGTCAACAATGGCGGCGCCACCGAAGTCGTGCCGGCGGGTGATCTCGACGGGCTCACCGACGAGTTGTTCGACCGGATCACGCAGGTGAACCTGCGCGGCCCGTTCGCCATGGTCCGCGCCTTCCGCCCGCTTCTGTCGCGCGGGAAAGACGCAGCCGTCGTCAACGTGTCCTCGATTGCGGCGCGCACCGGGGTGGGCAGCAACCTTGCCTATTGCGCGGCCAAGGCCGGGCTCGATTCGCTCACCATCGGCCTTGCCAAGGCGCTCGCGCCGGAAATCCGGGTGTTCTCGGTCTCGCCCGCCGGGGTCGATACCGGTTTCGTGCCGGGCCGCCCGCGCGAACGGCTGGAGGCGATGGCAAAAACGCTGCCGCTTGCCAGGATCACCACGCCGGACGATGTCGCCCGGGCAATCATCGCCTGCGCCTGCCTGCTGACGAGTTCCACCGGCATCGTCGTCCCGGTCGATGAGGGCAGGCATCTGTAG
- a CDS encoding class I adenylate-forming enzyme family protein produces the protein MSEEGGLIAAILGHADTRPEDTALICNGETASWGQLRGDVLATAGALSAHGDVGRVALLGTADIGLVTAYLAIIAAGGCAVPLPASAHPDALAGMLADCEPALVFVEEGYAGLVPEAYAGRVVRLDADVAGSVPADFRNEAPPLAAPVTADPDAPFNIIYSSGTTGRAKGIVHPHRMRYRQAARTLFGLDAGSTMLLATPLYSNTTLMPMLSALHHGARVALMQKFDAERYLELAESLGATHTMLVPVQYQRILAADSFGKRDLSAFRVKQSTGAPLPAAAKRAILDHWPGDFFEVYGLTEGGCTAILDAARHPDKAHTVGKPAAGNTIRIIDDDGNDVRQGERGEIIGRSAMMMSGYFRNDEANRAFYWHDRDGTLYHRTGDIGMFDEDGFLVLLDRKKDMIISGGFNIYASDLEEKLLSHPGVLEAAVIAIPSDKWGETPLGFVVAKNGAALEPQALRDWVNQRLGRMQKIAAVEIRDALPRNSGGKVLKQELRKPYWEKRA, from the coding sequence ATGAGCGAGGAAGGCGGACTGATCGCCGCAATTCTTGGCCATGCCGACACCCGGCCGGAGGATACGGCGCTTATCTGCAATGGCGAGACCGCAAGCTGGGGGCAGTTGCGGGGCGATGTTCTGGCAACAGCAGGCGCGCTTTCGGCTCATGGCGATGTTGGTCGGGTCGCGCTTCTGGGCACGGCCGATATCGGGCTCGTCACCGCCTATCTCGCCATCATCGCCGCCGGCGGATGCGCCGTGCCGCTGCCGGCCTCGGCCCATCCCGATGCACTTGCCGGCATGTTGGCCGATTGCGAGCCGGCGCTGGTGTTCGTTGAGGAGGGCTATGCCGGGTTGGTGCCCGAGGCCTATGCCGGGCGCGTCGTCCGGCTCGATGCCGATGTGGCGGGCAGCGTGCCGGCGGACTTCCGCAACGAGGCGCCGCCCCTTGCCGCGCCCGTCACCGCCGATCCCGATGCGCCGTTCAACATCATCTATTCCTCCGGCACGACCGGGCGGGCCAAGGGCATCGTCCATCCCCACCGGATGCGCTACCGCCAGGCGGCGCGCACGCTGTTCGGGCTCGACGCCGGCTCCACCATGCTGCTCGCCACCCCGCTTTATTCCAACACCACGCTGATGCCGATGCTGTCGGCGCTCCATCACGGGGCCCGCGTGGCGCTGATGCAGAAATTCGACGCCGAACGGTACCTCGAACTCGCCGAAAGCCTCGGCGCTACCCACACCATGCTGGTGCCGGTACAATACCAGCGCATCCTCGCGGCAGACAGTTTCGGCAAACGCGATCTCTCCGCCTTCAGGGTCAAGCAGAGCACCGGCGCGCCGCTGCCGGCCGCCGCCAAGCGCGCGATCCTCGATCATTGGCCGGGCGATTTCTTCGAGGTCTACGGGCTGACGGAGGGCGGCTGCACCGCGATCCTCGATGCCGCGCGCCATCCCGACAAGGCCCATACCGTGGGAAAACCCGCCGCCGGCAACACGATCCGCATCATAGACGACGATGGCAACGACGTCAGACAAGGCGAACGCGGCGAGATCATCGGCCGCTCGGCGATGATGATGTCCGGCTATTTCCGCAATGACGAGGCCAACCGCGCCTTCTACTGGCACGATCGCGACGGCACGCTCTATCACCGCACCGGCGATATCGGCATGTTCGACGAAGACGGGTTCCTGGTCCTGCTCGACCGCAAGAAGGACATGATCATTTCCGGCGGCTTCAACATCTACGCCTCGGATCTGGAAGAGAAACTGCTTTCCCATCCCGGCGTGCTGGAAGCCGCCGTGATCGCGATCCCGAGCGACAAATGGGGCGAGACGCCGCTCGGCTTCGTGGTTGCGAAGAATGGCGCGGCGCTCGAACCGCAGGCGCTCCGCGACTGGGTCAACCAACGGCTCGGACGGATGCAGAAGATTGCCGCCGTCGAAATCCGCGATGCGCTGCCGCGCAATTCGGGCGGCAAGGTGCTGAAGCAGGAACTCAGGAAACCCTATTGGGAGAAGCGTGCATGA
- a CDS encoding MaoC family dehydratase has protein sequence MLTVDHARDLADHAGERLGHSEWVAVTQDAISEFARLTGDDHWIHVDVDRAAREMPGGKTIAHGLYLVSLMPHLQRDIYRIEHRGRGLNYGYDRMRFVMPVPVGSRIRLALTLVEAEAHPKGTRIVNDTVIELEGAERPAIVARHILLIEDPAGEGA, from the coding sequence ATGCTCACGGTCGATCATGCTCGCGATCTTGCAGACCATGCCGGGGAACGGCTCGGCCATTCCGAATGGGTGGCGGTGACACAAGACGCGATTTCGGAGTTCGCGCGGCTGACCGGCGACGACCACTGGATCCATGTCGATGTCGATCGCGCGGCCCGGGAGATGCCGGGCGGCAAGACCATCGCCCACGGTCTCTATCTCGTCAGCCTGATGCCCCACCTGCAGCGCGATATCTACCGGATCGAACATCGCGGGCGCGGGCTCAACTACGGCTATGACCGGATGCGCTTCGTGATGCCGGTGCCGGTCGGTAGCCGCATCCGGCTGGCGCTGACGCTGGTGGAAGCCGAGGCGCATCCGAAGGGCACGAGGATCGTCAACGACACGGTGATCGAGCTTGAGGGGGCAGAGCGCCCGGCGATCGTCGCGCGCCATATCCTGCTGATCGAAGACCCGGCGGGGGAGGGCGCATGA